The Pelotomaculum isophthalicicum JI genome contains the following window.
AATGTTCATTCGGAGGAAGACCGGAACGGGGAGCCCATAACGCTCTTTCGACCCTAAATGAAATTATTGCCGGAAAGAAAATCAGCTGGGTTCTAGAAGCAGACCTGAAGAACTTTTTCGGAACGCTCGACCACGCATGGATATTAGAATTTGTACAGCATCGAGTAGGAGACCCCAGAATTATTACCATGATAAAACGATGGCTCAAAGCCGGAGTCATGGAAAATGGGTTAATTCAGGCGAGCGATGTCGGAACTCCTCAAGGCGGCTCAATTAGCGTCCTGCTAAGCAACATCTATTTGCACTATGTACTGGACCTATGGTTTGAGAAAATAGTGAAGCCAAAGCTAAAAGGCGAAGCATACCTGATTAGATATATTGATGACTTCATAGTCTGTTTTCAGTATCGTTCAGATGCTAACCGCTTTCAGGAAGTCCTTGAGAAAAGATTGGGGAAATTCTCGCTAACACTGGAGCCAAACAAAACCCGTCTAATTGAATTTGGCCGTTTTGCTAGCAAACATGCTCATGAAAGAGACAAAAAGCTAGAGACATTCTATTTCCTCGGTTTTACCCACTATTGTACGCGCAATAGAAAAGGAAACTTTATGGTGGGTAGAAAGACCGAAAAATCGCGACTTAGGCGAAGCATTATCAAGATGCAGGCGACCTTGCGCGAAATACGACACTTTCCAATTAAGGAGCAAGTAACGGCGATAAATTCGGTCTTGAGGGGCCATTACAATTAT
Protein-coding sequences here:
- the ltrA gene encoding group II intron reverse transcriptase/maturase; this encodes MNTNLERVAAKAKKETKLKFTSLAHHITKELMWESLARMSKCTAPGIDDETVGGALKDFDLWIEKLMNSIHQKNYKPPAVRRVWIPKPGKSEKRPIGVPTVVDRALQRSTAEVLSAIYEQDFLECSFGGRPERGAHNALSTLNEIIAGKKISWVLEADLKNFFGTLDHAWILEFVQHRVGDPRIITMIKRWLKAGVMENGLIQASDVGTPQGGSISVLLSNIYLHYVLDLWFEKIVKPKLKGEAYLIRYIDDFIVCFQYRSDANRFQEVLEKRLGKFSLTLEPNKTRLIEFGRFASKHAHERDKKLETFYFLGFTHYCTRNRKGNFMVGRKTEKSRLRRSIIKMQATLREIRHFPIKEQVTAINSVLRGHYNYYGMAGNLKSLFKLYHRTEQYWRRMLSSRCSKGYVTWEKFQAIKSMFPLLRPKLSIPYTELKAYAML